A stretch of the Erpetoichthys calabaricus chromosome 3, fErpCal1.3, whole genome shotgun sequence genome encodes the following:
- the lima1a gene encoding LIM domain and actin-binding protein 1a isoform X3 — protein sequence MAASPFSRRQWASHSLRITAKELSLVSSRGKATAIAERFSKYQKAAEEASGDKKKSAHREPSRTDVNQKVSETISVEDLEIRGLHESGFAGVGHPESTSLKDRMAKYQAAVSRQDSISTSQLKDNGPADLDINNCKGDQKENLPPSPLDELQTIPAHEGNQLLRVTPTGDGFSVKQETEGEIRKVPSPTARSPVSSGQLENSQARPGPVKKFQLPAREICVSCQKTVYPLEKLVANQQVFHNTCFRCSHCNSKLSLSNYASLHGSVYCKPHYNQLFKAKGNYDEGFGHKQHKELWMSKAEGEEVQPIPVEKQQSPLVEDSPIAKVNILAASIETKASTGNPEKIADKPVETKRLKIAWPPPTESDRTVGGSEVGLVRQFKPKWPPEEEINAPVENSERSELRRLQRSSSLKERSRPFTVATASKTNKEAEPFKTEQEIINAKIPVPRLEKSPKAIEPVTAEEQSKPKKTDAEDVIQQHRKINGEQMSESEEEEQPHLKQDEEDKVTSPIPSENEEILKWKTSKMADLEEQIPNRKSQDVGFWDGEDAEDISVEDQIKKNRYYEDDEEED from the exons GCACACCGGGAGCCCAGCAGGACTGATGTCAACCAGAAAGTTTCCGAAACAATTTCTGTGGAAGACTTGGAGATAAGAG GCCTGCATGAAAGTGGTTTTGCTGGAGTTGGACATCCAGAGAGCACATCTTTAAAGGACCGCATGGCCAAGTATCAAGCTGCTGTCTCCCGACAGGATTCAATCAGCACCTCTCAGTTG AAAGACAATGGTCCTGCTGACCTGGACATAAATAACTGCAAAGGAGACCAAAAGGAGAACTTGCCTCCAAGTCCCCTTGATGAACTACAAACT ATCCCTGCACATGAGGGTAACCAACTCTTAAGAGTGACTCCCACAGGTGACGGCTTCT cTGTCAAGCAAGAAACTGAGGGAGAGATCCGAAAGGTCCCAAGTCCAACTGCCCGCAGTCCTGTGTCCTCTGGTCAATTGGAGAATTCTCAGGCCAGGCCAGGGCCAGTCAAG AAGTTCCAGTTGCCTGCTCGTGAGATATGTGTTTCCTGTCAGAAGACTGTTTATCCACTGGAGAAACTGGTAGCAAACCAGCAAGTCTTCCATAACACCTGTTTCAGATGCTCCCACTGCAACAGCAAGCTGAG CCTGAGTAACTATGCCTCTCTGCATGGCAGTGTGTACTGTAAACCACACTACAACCAGCTCTTCAAAGCTAAAGGAAATTATGATGAAGGCTTTGGACACAAGCAGCACAAGGAACTCTGGATGAGTAAGGCCGAAGGAGAGGAGGTCCAACCTATTCCAGTGGAGAAACAGCAAAGCCCTTTAGTGGAGGATTCGCCCATTGCAAAGGTCAATATCTTGGCAGCCAGTATTGAAACCAAGGCTTCCACTGGCAACCCAGAGAAAATAGCAGACAAGCCAGTGGAGACAAAGCGGCTGAAGATTGCTTGGCCGCCTCCTACAGAGAGTGACCGTACAGtgggtggctctgaggtaggacTGGTGCGGCAGTTCAAACCTAAGTGGCCCCCAGAGGAAGAGATCAATGCTCCAGTGGAGAACTCTGAACGAAGTGAGCTTAGAAGACTGCAGAGGAGCTCCTCCCTCAAGGAGCGCAGCAGACCATTCACAGTGGCAACAGCCAGCAAAACCAACAAGGAAGCAGAGCCATTTAAAACTGAACAAGAGATCATAAATGCAAAGATTCCTGTTCCCAGATTAGAGAAATCGCCCAAAGCCATAGAGCCTGTAACAGCGGAGGAGCAAAGCAAACCCAAAAAAACTGATGCAGAAGATGTTATCCAGCAACATAGGAAAATCAACGGGGAGCAGATGTCTGAGTCTGAGGAGGAAGAGCAGCCTCACCTGAAGCAAGATGAAGAAGACAAAGTGACCTCTCCCATTCCATCAGAAAATGAAGAGATCCTTAAGTGGAAGACCAGTAAGATGGCAGACTTAGAGGAGCAGATTCCAAACCGCAAGTCCCAGGATGTGGGCTTCTGGGATGGGGAAGATGCTGAAGATATTTCTGTGGAGgaccaaataaaaaagaatcgctACTATGAAGatgatgaggaggaggactgA